The Dysidea avara chromosome 11, odDysAvar1.4, whole genome shotgun sequence genome includes the window gttacatttgtaagtaaagtaacttgagttatattacctgtttttatagcgtatttcgttaagtaataatcattatgtaacacgttactctCAACACTGAGCTCAGGCATACAATACTAGGTATTGACAACCAGCTACTATGCAATAAATCAGgatttgaaaattaataaattgGACAGGCAGATCAGTTGATATGGACTTGAGTTATTCAAGAGACATACTGTATTGCAATATCAGTAGTTACTGAGTGCCAAAAAAAATGATCAATATTTGTTTTTGAAAATATTGCCCACCCCtattgtagactaatgcaaacaaAGTTATGGCTGTGGATGTAAGCGCCTGTATTTCTTATCAGtacagttactgtacaaattgattatcttactcttcctactgtctagcgctataattccaaaactactcactacagaaggctgaaactttggtgatccattccttagatactgcagataatgctgagaatattttggaagttgtgcgaacaagtcaggttttgctgagacagtcacatacgGTATAAAACAAGTGGTTTATATGAaatcatacaaatattatgaactcttgatgaaaTGAAAGGTACTTTTGGGAGCACAGCATGTATTCTATCCAGGAAAAAAAGATTTGCAAGATACAACTGAGTAGAGTACtttaccagttaacaccaggtcaccattaatacagctgggtagactacttcaccagttaacaccaggtcaccattaatacagctgggtagactacttcaccagttaacatcaggtcaccattaatacagctgggtagactacttcaccagttaacatcaggtcaccattaatacagctgggtagactacttcaccagttaacaccaggtcaccattaatacagctgggtagactacttcaccagttaacaccaggtcaccattaatacagctgggtagactacttcaccagttaacaccaggtcaccattaatacagctgggtagactacttcaccagttaacaccaggtcaccattaatacagctgggtagactacttcaccagttaacaccaggtcaccattaatacagctgggtagactacttcaccagttaacaccaggtcaccattaatacagctgggtagactacttccccagttaacatcaggtcaccattaatacagctgggtagactacttccccagttaacaccaggtcaccattaatacagctgggtagactacttcaccagttaacaccaggtcaccattaatacagctgggtagactacttcaccagttaacaccaggtcaccattaatacagctgggtagactacttcaccagttaacaccaggtcaccattaatacagctgggtagactacttccccagttaacaccaggtcaccattaatacagctgggtagactacttcaccagttaacaccaggtcaccattaatacagctgggtagactacttccccagttaacaccaggtcaccattaatacagctgggtagactacttcaccagttaacaccaggtcccaaGTTTTAAAGCTATGAAGGCTGGAGCAATGTCAGTAaattttcttgctcaaggaacaacaacaacattgcACAGCGGCAACTGCATAGTGCTAAGCATCAAACTAGGAGCCTAGTGATTACCAGGCCGGTGCTCTACCATTTGACTGTGATGACTcacccacacacgcacacatagaGCCTAACAacttacactacactacatgctGCGCACAACTTACAGAAACCGGTAGACTGTGAAGTGGTGACTTCTTTGTCTGGTCAGTTGTTGTCAATTCTTGAACGGGAAATAAAGAGTGTTCATAATTGGGTAGAATAGAAGGATCATCATCTTCCTATTGTACACATAATGTTGCTAGCTACAATGAACTGTACAAAACAGTTCACCTGATAGACTAGAGGTCTGTCAACTTCATCTTGGAGGAAGATGTTCCCTTGTGGATTACTATACAGTGAGTCTGGTGCATCCTGAAACAAGCCATACAACATATAGTCCACCTCATAACAAAACAGAGCTTATGAGGAGGGAATGGCATGGCACAAGTATATGAGAAGCTAATGACTATTTTAATAACAGACAAACGCAAACTCTTATCAAAATGCGTTCTGGGCTATGTTAAGTCTACAGTGGCTGTACTGCTAATTTTGTAAATTAGCTTTACCAAGTTAATGAGTAACTACTctatagatcatgtgatctaggGTGTGGCTCTCGATAAAATCACATGCGCACAGTAAAACAACCTTTTAAAAGTTCTAATACGACAGAATCATAATGGAAAATAGTATAAGTATTTCTTGTGACAATAAGTTATTAGGTACAATTACACAACATACTTGTGCTGTGGTGATTAATTCTGCCCAATATTTTTTTCCCTCACTTTTCCCGTAAACATCATGAAATATGAagctgtagcaactttttgcgAGACAACGCCTTAGATTGGACATGGTCTATAAATAACCAATTGGTGATCCACTTTAAAAGAGGCGcagcctttctatacaggtagcTGGTCACTATTTACAACTtgtcacaaaaataataatattagaaAAAGCTACCAAAAGAAGTGGTGGGAATACTACACCTAGTCACTTAAAACTGACTTTAAAATTAGTCAATTTATAAATTGAGAGCTGTGATTTGGTAAATGGGTAACTGCACACTACCTGAATGGCGGATGAAGAGAAGGGTAGCTGTGATGACGAGGGCAGCTCCTTGCTGAAACATGACCACAGTGTGCATGAATAGCCAATGACAAGAGACTATGATGCGTCACCTCTTAACATCAACATCAAAGTGGTCACTTCTAACAAGCAATTCCTCAGAAGTGATCTTCCTATAATATGACATCATTACAATACAGACCATTCAGGAAACTGATCAAAGAATGAATTCAAATTAAATGTTATTCGTATGCCTTACTCAACACCAGACTATATACATGATAATAGGGTGGTTAAAACTGGATCAACATCACCCACTAACCTAGAAAGTAATCTCCGCTATTAGACTTTAGGCTTTGTATTCATAAACACGCTACACAGTATGAAAACATTACCAGGTATGACATGAAATTTGTACGATATCAAACCTGTTGGTATAAATCCATTAGTAATTCATAAAGTTATGGTATGATTTTTTCCGTGAATTCTGTCAATAATTTAGTAGTGCCAGGTCAGACCCAATGTGCTTACATGACGGACActatactatagtatgtacaagttgagctggatcctgaaaagcagctaaaaattaaaagtcccaagagagtaaacatttcagccaaccagatgattaatggtgataGCAAAGCTGTTAACAACAGACatatacagtttggctccattacaagtttgggaaataGACACtgtattttatggcttccccataggaaatgtattgtgaaaactttcgattggccgtaaatattatgtcagacatttgaacgaaaagattttgaaacatttttagcgggtcGAGCAGTactaagtgtgccaaatttcaagattgtgtgcaattgcatcatccatgagCAAAACGTAAAAGTGTACATGTAACCAATTAACTAAATAGCAACATGAACCAGATTAACTCATATGTTCTAAAACTGGACATGGTTGAAACTGAATGGCTTGTACGTTGCTATATTAATGTTTCCCAAAAGGAGTAGTGATTACTGAAAAGTAGTAGGATTGTTTCTGCTGTTAATAGACCAGACACATGAAACTGCTCCTACTTTCTTTATCTTTCTTCTTATTATTTGAATCAGTTATCACTGTCAATCAGTTCAGTACAGGTGGGACCAGTTGACCAGACTCAAATTTGACCTTGTGTATTGAAGGCATTTATTTACAGTAACATTTGACAAACTAATGAATGAGAAATTCATACAAATTCGTCAATTTTTTCTTTAATGAAGAACTAGTTCCTGTAGCCTATTCCATGTTGTTTCATGGAAAGTTTGATGTAACATTTTTTGTACTAATTTGGTCACATTTCTGTTAGGGTTGTGCGATATTGAAATTTTATTATTGCGATAATGTACCTCATTATCACAAATACACACGTAAATACTAAATACTAGTTAGATACTGTAAATGTCTCCAATTAATTATCACTGTGTCACTCATTATGCAGTTTTTCTTACTTTATACCTGTAGCTATATCTGGAACCATATCATGACAAAAATTAAAAGTATTAGTTAGAATTATACCTGAAATTGTAACATTTTCTCATTTCAGGTTGGCCACATGTAGTTTACAAAAGTAGCCGGAAATTTCCTATTATCACGATAAtgcaataatgaaaattttctcAATGACAATAATGGCTTTCGCGATAATCGATTATTCACGATTATCGTACAGCACTAATTTCTGTTCAATAGAAGCTTCACACACATCACTGTAACTACCTTTCAGGCAACACCAGGTTGGTGCTGTAGTGTACAGTAATACCAATAGTGCCAAATGTACATGAGCTCTGAGCAACCTGTAGTGTGTTGTACCCTACaaacacagtacatacatgcatacaatgtTATTAATGTTCAATCCAATACCTTTTCCTAGTTCATTTGTGTTGGGAGTACCACAGTACAATCTGTTGAAAGGAAGCCATCTTGTATTAGTTGGTTGGTAACCAATGACTCACCTACTGCACATCTCGTATTCTTTCTTCCGTGACAGTTGGTAGCCAGGTGTTGTCCGACTGATGCACACAAGTGATCGTAACATCAACCCCAGCCGAGGGTAGAAGGTATGGGACATTCTCACAGTGGCCTCCACATTACTGgaaacagcacacacacactacagtaaTCACTGTCAGGAATAACAGTTGGTATTGGCCACAGGCATTACTCCATACAAAACTTATGGTCTCCtgaacatgtgtgtagtgttgcaTCGacatgcattttttcacatatATTGATACCAATTATTTGCCTGTTGCCCTGTTCCTGTAACTGATATGCcgattagggctgagcgatactgccattttagtatcacgatcgatactaaagccactattcacgatactgaatagttcacgatacttacaaataagtcaatcatagctggtgctacatagcatattgctcagcattcctgcaggaagtccttataggtgatagcaaactagtcactatcatccttgtttacagtaacagttattttaacacatgctttgaggttgttatggtgttcacacctctctgcaggggaaaccagatgggtggactttatcatttccaaggattcttagcataacaaatggatttttaatgacagtaatgtacaggcatggtatcacgatagttaataacaaaaatatcgcgatatcgatactttcaaaatatcgcgatatatcgctaaaacggtagtatcgctcagccctaatgccGATATTAACTGATATTCTTGAATTATTCAGAGCTcatgtgtgtaaattgtatttgtAACAATaaaatgtaatcaatgtaatcaAGAGTATacaatagaaaccaagagtgtcgaatggtgtattagcccgtgattaatgattgtgtaaaataacacggatatttcagcaATTGTTCATTTACGCGAAATGATGATTTAAAATGCATACGTGGGTCTCTGTTCGCCAGTTTtctgtgttattcaaccaagtattattcaacagttattgtacaaggaaagtgtagtaaagacccaagataactccagctcacTAAGACAACGGTTGAACAAACTAGTGCGTTGCCATGCCTGCAGGATctgcttggcagtgccagaactttaacttTGGCCATTTCCCTTTaacgctatcatgttttcacttggtttagtggccgaaTTGGGATAAATACAGCAATTaacccttaatggcaatataaacgaacaattactgaagtaTCCGTGATACTTcacgcaatcattaatcatggggTAATACACCTGTTCGATACTCTTGGTGTAATTAATTGAGTGGGAGGTCGATTTTTACTTACTTTGCTAAAAATTTTGCTACtaaaaaggaagccaagtagtagtagtagtaaacaGCTAAGCCACCtcatcaaacagtgttttagtaggattccagaccctttgcgaagagtgatcaactaattgcgtgggcgggcGATAAATATGCACAGCTTGTTATATAGCCTTGCAGCCATACTAAACCTAAACAGTCATAAAACAGTTATAGcaaataaatattttaccaCTTACTGCTGCATTTACTGCTTTCTTCATTTTTAACCGTTCATTGCCGTAATTAATGAATGATAGTGGATTTCGGTTAATCAGCAAATTATTTCTGTTTCGTAACTGATACCAACAATATtggctgttaccaataattcaACAGATTATTGGTGTAATACTGCATGTGTGGTCACTTTTCTAAACCTAATTTCAGCAAATTTACAGTACAAGCCTTTGACCTATTGCTTGATTCTCATTTCTAAAGTACCATAAACTCTAGCAAGATTCTGCCTAAGAATGGATTAAGTGAGTAACAACTTTGATCTACTTTAGCACAAAGAACACAGTCCAAACAGATATTTTTATACACAGTAAGACACACATACAGGCTTTTATCCATGGTAGGATAGCAATTCAAGTAAGAAATGGCTTCATTGTCATGTAAATACTAGTGAACCCTTATTGATTGAAGAATACAAGTGGCTGATGGATGACTCAGTGGTCTGACTAAGTAATCCGGCAGACAGcagggtgaagtttgcaaaatggtctatagttttatt containing:
- the LOC136237557 gene encoding autophagy-related protein 13-like, which encodes MVSKDKKDFDKYLKFLTIKAGQIILQSRCGDKLKSNSIPNGADWFNLSLMEDRETSEEVKRKLEGRLPTLDVPVCIEISLKTTEGESLILEVWSISLDTSNVEATVRMSHTFYPRLGLMLRSLVCISRTTPGYQLSRKKEYEMCSRLYCGTPNTNELGKGYNTLQVAQSSCTFGTIGITVHYSTNLVLPERKITSEELLVRSDHFDVDVKSKELPSSSQLPFSSSAIQDAPDSLYSNPQGNIFLQDEVDRPLVYQEDDDPSILPNYEHSLFPVQELTTTDQTKKSPLHSLPVSRPAFASNNTSSSDVNRFFEDCKHPPQLDFFSSKDGLDVQEALELLQQEDVTNLGI